The genomic stretch AGCAGAATATTATGTTAATGATGCAGGAAATCAAATCAATATTTTAGCTAATTCGGTTTTAATTCGTTACAAAGAACTTTTTGGCTTTAATGAAATAATGCCGCAAGATTCATATCATGGTGAAGATATCATATGAGTTGCTAAAGAAATTAAAGCTAAATATCATGATTATTTTTTAAATGATTTTAATTCAAAGCAAGAAGAATTAAAATCGCTTGCTACTAATATTTTATTAGAAAGAATTAAATCTGATTTAGCAAGAATTAATGTTACCTTTGATACTTTTTCAAGTGAAAAAGCATTAACTGAAAATAATTTAATAAACCCCGTTTTAGAAAAATTAAAACTACATACATATATTAAAGATCAAGCTTTATTTTTAAATACAACTAAGTTTGGTGATGATAAAGATCGGGTGTTAATTAAAAATGATGGTAAATATACTTATTTAACTCCTGATATTGCTTACCATGAAACAAAGTTGAAAAAATCTGATCGCTTAATCAATGTTTGGGGAGCTGATCATTCTGGCTATGTTGCAAGAATGAAAATTTCCTTACAAGCTCTAGGTTATAACCAAGCTAAAATTGATATTTTAATTATGCAACTAGTTAGATTATTAAAAAATGGTCAAGAATTTAAAATGTCTAAGCGCGCTGGAACAAGTGTTACTTTAACTGATTTATTAGAAGTAGCTAAAAGTGATGCAATTAGATTTGGAATGTTAACAAGAGAAATTAGCAGTCAATATGATTTTAATATTGACCAAGCTAATTTAATGGATACAAGTAATCCAGTTTATAATGTGCAATATGCACATGCTCGGACTGTTTCATTAAGAAATAATTTAAAACCTTTCTTACTTGATCTAAATAATTCTGTAACTCCAAAAGCACGCAAAGTTATTTTAGCCTTAGATGAATTTCCAGATTTATTAGCAACAATTGTAAAAACTTCAAAGGTGAATTTATTAACTCAATACTTAATAAATTTAACAAATTTATTTAATAGTTTTTATGCTCAAACTCGTTTAATTAACCACCCACAAGAAACATATTACAGCGCTTTAGTTTTATCAGTTCAAATTGTTTTAAGACTTGGATTAAACCTGCTTGGAGTATCTGCTCCAAATTTAATGTAAAATACTTAAATTTGTAAATTTTTCATATATAATAGTACTACTAAAGAGATTTAATTAATATACAATATAATTCAATTCGAAAGGCTCAAGATGAAAAATACAACTATGCTCGAAGTAGCAAGTAAATTTGTTTTAGATAACCCTAACCAAGCTTTTGAGTTCTATCAAATCTTTGACAAAGTTGAAGAAGAACTCAATGATCTTTGAATTAAAAGACTTTTATTTAAAAGTGACGATAACTCATATGAGCAAATCAGAGAACGTAAAATGGGTGAATTATACCGTCTATTAAGTGTAGACAAAACATTTTTAAGAAATGAAGATGGCACATGAAGTGCTAGACATAAAAATTTTTAGGAGATATTTATGGCATTAGTAAACGCAAGAGAAATGCTTAAAAAAGCAAAAAATGGACATTATGCAATTCCGCACATTAATATTAACAACTTAGAATGAGCAAAAGCTGCATTAATTACTGCTGAAAAAGAGAAATCACCTCTTATTCTTGCAACAAGCGAAGGTGCAATTAAATACATGGGAGGATTTAATGCAGTTAGTGGTATGGTTTTAGGTTTAATTAATGATTTAAACATTACTATACCAGTAGCGCTTCACTTAGACCATGGGTCATATGAAGGTGCAAAACAAGCTATTAAAACCGATGGATATACATCACTAATGTTTGATGGTTCTCATTTCCCATTTGAAGATAACTATGCAAAAACCAAAGAATTATTAGCTTTAGCAAATGAAAGAAATATGTCTTTTGAAGCTGAAGTTGGTACTATTGGTGGTGAAGAAGATGGAATTGTTGGTGATGGTGAGTTCGCAGATCCAAATGAAGCAAGTAAAATAGCTCAACTTGGAATTGATGTTCTAGCAGCAGGAATTGGTAATATTCATGGTCCATACCCTGAATCATGAAAATCATTAAATTTTGATAAACTAAGAGAAATTTCTGCAGCAGCAGGAATTGGAATTGTGCTTCACGGGGGAAGCGGGATTCCAATTGATCAAATTAAAAAAGCTATTAGTCTTGGAGTAACTAAAATTAATGTTAATACAGAATTACAACAAGCAAATCACAAAGCGCTTAGAGAATTTATTTTAAGCAATAAAGACCTTGAAGGTAAAAACTTTGATCCTCGTAAGTTATATAAACCAGGATTTGAGGCAATGTGCGAAACTGTAAAACAAAAAATCCACGAGTTTGGTTCAAATAATAAAGCTTAATAAGTATTTAAATTAAAAAATATTTGGTGTTACCAAATATTTTTTTTGTTTAATTAAGCAAAAAGCTCTATAAAAAAAATTTCATACTTACCTATAAGAACTATAAACATAATAAGAAATTATTTTAACATAGACATAGCAGAAATATTTGGACAAAATCCTAATATTTCTGCCCATTGTATACTTAATGATTTTAATGACGAATTAAAAAAAACAAAGAATTGTTTACTAAGCTATATTTAAATAACCAAGATGTTTATAAAATTATTTGATTATATCCTCTAAACTTAAACAAATAAACACTTACTACCCCATTATATTGTAATAATAAAATTACTTTAGTGCATTTAACAAGCTTGTATGATCTTCAAGCTCAATTGATATAAAAATTACAGGTGAAAAATATTCACAACGCTAAACAATATGAAATTAATGTAAAATAACTTAAGTATAAAAGTGATACTAATTGTTTAAATTACAAGAATACCTTAGAAAACTAATGCAATAATTTATATTTAAAACATAAATAAATTTAAACTACAAATCTCTCTAAGATTGTCCGCGAGCTTTTTTATCTTTTTTGTATTATTTTAGTTATTTGTAAACTAAATCTTAACAAATAAATATGAAAAAACTATTAAGTTTTGTTTTTATTTTTTTTAATTTTAGCTTATTCTCGTGTTCTTTTAATCTTGCAAGCCAAAACTATGAACAAATAAAAGTTTTAAAAATAACTGATGGAGATACGATAGAAATTTTAAATAAAGATAATCAAAAAGAAATTATTAGGTTATATGGTGTTGATACTCCTGAAACTTTAAAACCTCGTTACAATGATGAACAATTAGCTAAATATGAAGATCAATATGCTAAACTTGCTAAGCGCAAGCTTATTACTAAAATTCAAAATAATTCAAAGATTTATATTCAAAGAATTACTAAAGATACATATAAAAGAACAGTTGCTTTAGTTTATTATAATGAGCCTTTTAATTATTCATCTAATTCATTAATTAATTCTTGATTAATTTATGAAGGTTTGGCAAGAGTTGCATTTATCCAAGCAGAAAGTCCTAAAAAAGCTTTCTATACTCAAACTAAAGATCAATTTGAATATTATAAAACTATCTTAGAAATAGAAAAAGTGGCAAGTAGTAAGCAAAAAGGGTTTTGAAAACACCCTATAAGCCAAGTATT from Mycoplasmopsis bovirhinis encodes the following:
- the fba gene encoding class II fructose-1,6-bisphosphate aldolase, which translates into the protein MALVNAREMLKKAKNGHYAIPHININNLEWAKAALITAEKEKSPLILATSEGAIKYMGGFNAVSGMVLGLINDLNITIPVALHLDHGSYEGAKQAIKTDGYTSLMFDGSHFPFEDNYAKTKELLALANERNMSFEAEVGTIGGEEDGIVGDGEFADPNEASKIAQLGIDVLAAGIGNIHGPYPESWKSLNFDKLREISAAAGIGIVLHGGSGIPIDQIKKAISLGVTKINVNTELQQANHKALREFILSNKDLEGKNFDPRKLYKPGFEAMCETVKQKIHEFGSNNKA
- a CDS encoding thermonuclease family protein; amino-acid sequence: MKKLLSFVFIFFNFSLFSCSFNLASQNYEQIKVLKITDGDTIEILNKDNQKEIIRLYGVDTPETLKPRYNDEQLAKYEDQYAKLAKRKLITKIQNNSKIYIQRITKDTYKRTVALVYYNEPFNYSSNSLINSWLIYEGLARVAFIQAESPKKAFYTQTKDQFEYYKTILEIEKVASSKQKGFWKHPISQVFYKKLT
- the argS gene encoding arginine--tRNA ligase; the encoded protein is MNLTNQIKDSLKQVVLELQNNNYFDTAFKVDDLVFLLSEPNIPKEKLGSEIKFDFSTNLAFILKKYKQTSPLNIANDLKLKLEKLDLFEVVFVTTPGFVNFVLKNSVLNHILKNIIITNKKYGANFVKKEKINVEYVSANPTGFLHVGHVRGAIFGDSLIRILRHAGHEVEAEYYVNDAGNQINILANSVLIRYKELFGFNEIMPQDSYHGEDIIWVAKEIKAKYHDYFLNDFNSKQEELKSLATNILLERIKSDLARINVTFDTFSSEKALTENNLINPVLEKLKLHTYIKDQALFLNTTKFGDDKDRVLIKNDGKYTYLTPDIAYHETKLKKSDRLINVWGADHSGYVARMKISLQALGYNQAKIDILIMQLVRLLKNGQEFKMSKRAGTSVTLTDLLEVAKSDAIRFGMLTREISSQYDFNIDQANLMDTSNPVYNVQYAHARTVSLRNNLKPFLLDLNNSVTPKARKVILALDEFPDLLATIVKTSKVNLLTQYLINLTNLFNSFYAQTRLINHPQETYYSALVLSVQIVLRLGLNLLGVSAPNLM
- the rpoE gene encoding DNA-directed RNA polymerase subunit delta — encoded protein: MKNTTMLEVASKFVLDNPNQAFEFYQIFDKVEEELNDLWIKRLLFKSDDNSYEQIRERKMGELYRLLSVDKTFLRNEDGTWSARHKNF